In Lewinella sp. 4G2, the sequence ACTTACAGCGTTAGCTACGACCAGCGCGTAGCCGTCGGCCGCAACGATTACTTCGGTATCGGGGGCACCTTTTGGGGCGACCGCGCCGGCCAGGCGGATTTTGCGACCACGACCGGTAAGCTCTCCCTCAGCTACTCCAAAAAAGTGGGTGGTAGCCGCAAGTATGGTAACTACCTCGTTGCTGGCGTAGAAGGGGGTGCCGCCCAGCGTAGCCTCAACTTCCTGGCCCTACGCTGGGGTACTCAGCACGATGGCGCGGGTGGTTTTGACCCTACGGCCGGCTCGGGTGAAGATGGTTTCGACCGCGACCAGTTCCTTTTCGCCGACCTCGCCGCCGGCCTCCTCTGGTTCATGGTCTTCGACGAAAACAACAGCCTTTACGCCGGTGGTTCCTTCCACCACCTGAACCGGGCCGATCAGAGCTTTGACAGCAACTCCGAAGAGGACCTGCTCTACAGCCGCTTTACCGTCCACGCCGGTGGTGAGTTCATGCTCGGCCAGCGCATTGGTCTTGTGCCGGGCTTCATCCTGATGAATCAGGGCCCGAGTTTCCAGGTCAACGCCGGTACCAACGTCAAATTTTTGCTCGACGGTGGCCGCGCCGGTAGCTCCCAGTCCTTCCAACTCGGTTTGTGGACGCGGGTAAGTAACCGCCTCGACGACAGCGTGCTGACGGATGCCCTCATCCTCAGCAGCCGTTTCGACTACGAGAACTTCGCCCTCGGCTTCAGCTACGACATCAACACGAGCGACCTGAGCCAGGCGACGGACGGTAACGGCGGTTTTGAGCTCAGCCTCCAGTACAAAATCTGTGGCGCCCAGCGCCGCGGTGTGTACTGCCCCACGTTCTAATCAACGTACTTCGTACGGGAAAGCCAAGCGCGCATCTTTTTTGATGGCTCTTGGCTTTTTCTTTTTTTACCAATCAAATATCTATTCCCGCAGTGGCCTGGAATTCTAAGGACAACAAGTCAAAAACCAACGATAACCGCTCGTCCGGCAGCATGGGCGGCGGCGTCAACTCCATCGACGTCGATACCGAAATGGAAGGTAACATTAAAGCCAAGGGCAACATCCGCATCGACGGTACCCTGGTGGGCAACCTCGATTGCGGCGCGCTGCTCGTTATTGGCCCGAAGGGGTCGATCAAGGGCGACGTCAACTGCCAGAAGGCCATCATCGAAGGCAACTTTGAGGGCAACCTGCACGTCAAGGAAGACCTCACCCTGGAGTCCAACGCCACGGTCACCGGCGACGTCAAGGCCCAGAAGATGGCCGTCCTCGGTGGCGCTCAGGTGAAGGGCACCTGTACCGTTCCCTTCACGGGTTCTTCCAACGGTAAAGCCAAGGGCAACCCCCTCAAAAAGACGGCCGATGCAGCCGTCTGAGCCCGATAAGCAGAAGGGGCGCGACTGGATCAAGTACAGTGGCATGGGCGTGCAGATGATCGCGACGATCCTCATCTTCGTCTTCGCCGGGCAGTACGCTGACGGTTAC encodes:
- a CDS encoding polymer-forming cytoskeletal protein — translated: MAWNSKDNKSKTNDNRSSGSMGGGVNSIDVDTEMEGNIKAKGNIRIDGTLVGNLDCGALLVIGPKGSIKGDVNCQKAIIEGNFEGNLHVKEDLTLESNATVTGDVKAQKMAVLGGAQVKGTCTVPFTGSSNGKAKGNPLKKTADAAV
- a CDS encoding AtpZ/AtpI family protein — its product is MQPSEPDKQKGRDWIKYSGMGVQMIATILIFVFAGQYADGYFETGNTLTVILSLVGVAAGLYVALRDFF
- a CDS encoding PorP/SprF family type IX secretion system membrane protein, translating into MRLFQLLCFSLLLSVSAQAQDIHFSQFYMSPLNLNPAMTGVMNCNSRIAVNYRSQWASILGSSAFQTYSVSYDQRVAVGRNDYFGIGGTFWGDRAGQADFATTTGKLSLSYSKKVGGSRKYGNYLVAGVEGGAAQRSLNFLALRWGTQHDGAGGFDPTAGSGEDGFDRDQFLFADLAAGLLWFMVFDENNSLYAGGSFHHLNRADQSFDSNSEEDLLYSRFTVHAGGEFMLGQRIGLVPGFILMNQGPSFQVNAGTNVKFLLDGGRAGSSQSFQLGLWTRVSNRLDDSVLTDALILSSRFDYENFALGFSYDINTSDLSQATDGNGGFELSLQYKICGAQRRGVYCPTF